The window ATCATCATCCACTCCTCTCCCTCACTTCAACTAAAGACTCACCATTGAATCATTATGCGTGTCAAATGTTATGTGTATCAAATGTGAGTACATATTgccttcatttttattaatttattcaaatttctGTTCTAATAAGAACTATGCAATAAATGGTGAATTCTGAAGCATTTTCACAAGACATTTACTTATAAGAGctttgtaaataaaataaaaataacccTTTTTACAAGCAAACTAGAGGAAGTTAATCTTGCCCAATTGATAAGCAAAGCTGTATCCCTTTCAACTTAGAAGATATTTCTAAATTGTGACCTTAAAGGCGAAAAGTTGGACTAACCTTTTGTAAATGTTTCAAGATAATATAGCTCAAAATTTGAAGGGACAAACTTCTTAAAGTAATAACCTAAAGTGGTACTGATGCATTGAAGTGGGTAAAAACAAGGTTGCCACCACCTTAACTCAAATGTGAAAGTGACATTGGACCACTGTGAAGTATGATGGTAAAATACATAGCCTTTTTAAGTCAAGCTCGCTCAAACTAAGTGAAAATTGGCTCATGGGCTAATTGAGCTCAAGTTATGACTGTTATTATTAAGCTTTGCTATTTGATTCATGGTCTTTTCTGCCTTAACGAGCCCAGCTAAAGCTCAGTTAACTGCCAAAGCCCAATTAACAGAGGTCCATACCCTGAGACATGGTCTGCTCCTTGAGCCCAAAGATCTGCACGGCAATTAAACACGCGTCAGTTGTTCATTGGAGGTTGCCATAGCAATTTCCCTATAAGATCTCGTCCCAGTCGCaattcacattttcacaaagCAAGTCTCCTTTAACTGAATAACAAACTTTCCCGCCATTTTCaccaaaagagagagagagagagaagcgAGCTGAATCAATGGAGTCGATTACAGCAGTTGTTTCAGAGAGCCCTAAGGCCAAAGAAGAAGCCAATAACGTCGGAAGCGGCGGCAACATCAAGATCAGTGAGAAGCCATATATTGTTGCTTTAACTCTAGTTCCTACTGCTGCTGCTCATCATCATGACAAGGTTCCCTCTATCACTTCTCCTGCAGAAACTGAGTCCCCCCaagagaagaagatgaagaagaagcagAAGAACAAGATTCAAGTCTCCAATACCAAGAAACCCTTCATCTTCTATCTCAATCTTTCCAAGGTAAAAGAACTTATACTTTCTGGGTTTTCTTGGGGTAGAAAGGTTGagatttctttgtttttattggTTTTCTATGCTTTCTTGTATTTGTTCTGATATGGGTTTGATATATTTCCAACTAAGGTTTCTATCTCTGTTACTTTGCAATGTAGAGTTAGGTTTCTTGGTGCTTATACTTTCATTTCCCCTGAATATGTCACGGGatctttaataattaaaaacttgGTTGTGATAGATTTTGTTGTGTTCATTTGATCTATCCTCCTCTTTAGGACTTTACGGAGTTTTGTCTAATCTAATCTAATCTTTGCTTTGTTGCAGAGGTACATAAATGAGCACAATGAGGTTGAGCTCTGCGCCTTGGGAATGGGTACAAAGTCTTcaaccctttttcttttctgttttgaTTTTGTACGTTgctcttcttctctttctaaGGCAAAATGAATCTGAATCCTTTACTTGAATCTTCTTGTAATCAAACTGGATCATCAATCTTGTTTATATCACACTGAACGCATTCGTCTTAGGATAACTGACAGCAATCTTGTTCAAGTTTTGCTTTGAGAATTAATTAGATTGTCTTATATATGTATCATTCTTTTGGAAAGATTATGACATGCTTGTAGTTGATGACTATGAAATTGCCTGGCATTTTAAATTCACTAGTAGATTTCCTGTTAAGCTTGCCAATGGCTTAATATGTAAGGTAGAAGAAGCATGGTCTTGGTCTATATTCATGCATCAATGGTTTATACCTTGGACTATATGGCAATTGAAATTCTGTTTCATCGGAATATTTGCTGATAtttgttgttattttctcCCAGCTATTCCTACTGTTGTCACAATTGCTGAGATTCTGAAGCGAAAAGGATTGGCAATCGAGAAAAGTAAGACGCATTCAATATCTTATGTTATAGTAGGTGGTATATGTACTTCGTATGTTGTCACTGATTCTTATCGTTTGGAAATGCAACAGGAATAACGACATCTACTGTACTCAGCCCGGAGGAGGATCTCAAAGGTCGTCGGATTGAGAAAGCTAAGGTTAGTGCCCTTGCTTCTATTACTGGGGTTTGTGCAAATTTTAATACTCATATTTCTCATCCACCACTAACCCCTAACAAGTTTTTGTTGGCCATGATACCTGTCTAAttctgtgtgtgtgtgtatctCCCTCTCCATAGATTGAGATTGTGCTGGAAAAAGCTGAGAAACTTGACAAGACCAATGCGCCTGAAACCCCAAAGAAGGCATAAGCGAAGCAATAGCACTGAATTTCACTTCTAAAGCATGATCTTCCCCTGTTTTCCCCCACCTTTTACAGTTTCATGTAGAGATAGGTACCAGTTCTAATTTGATCTGTTGCTAAAATAAGCAAGGGTCAGTTTAGTAGGAGCTAGTCCAGTTGGACCTTTCTGAGTGTTTTTTTCTTCGTTGTCTTCGATCACATAAGTGTTTACCCAATAATGTAGTCTCCATTTACTGTACAGTGTAAACAGCACgtgtaaaaaaaatgtacTTTCACAGTGTGAATTTCATTTTGAGCTACGACACTATCGGGTTAGTTAACAGAAGCACTGTTATTCTATTAGCATGAGCAGCAAAGAGAAAGGGTTATGGCAGATGATAAATTCAAACAAGCAGATTTCTGAGGAAGTTCTAAAAAAAGGGATGATTTGTTTCTCTAAGtatcaaaaaccaaaaaatctcTGCATTTTTGGACAAGTGTGTGACAAAGTCAGAGCTTGAAAAACCATTAGTCATAAGTATCGAAACCCCCAAATGTTTGCCGTAAGTATCAAAGCATTGTATGTTTACCTGAGACGATCAGTCAATGGTGGAGGCTTGGAGCTGCTATACCACTTACGTGGAGCTGGATTCCGTTTCTGTATAGTTTGTAGGATATGAAGCCAACATTTTATTCTAAGCATACAACCCTTTTAAGACTTGGGAGTTCCATTATCTTTGAGATTGGATCCTCAAACATGATGGAAAGTTGCATAGTTTTGAGATGAAATGCTACGATGCAATTATTCATGACAAAGTTCTTTATTGAAATTACCGACACAAAGTTCTACATGGCACAGTGGGTAGAGAATACAGCATTGACCTCTATGAAGGCCTAAGCAGGTAGTTTACAAAATCTATAAACAGCACATCATCGCAGGGACAACTTGGCGAGGGTTAGTGCTAACACCTTGACGCCATTTGCTATATCCTGAGTGGAGGCATATTCTTCAGGCTTATGGCTGTAACCTGCAAAAGCaaatagattaaaaatattttagcttGTTTTGATGATCATATGCAGAAAAGCTGCTACTGTGTCTAGCTACAGTTTCTCATATTCTTTTGGAATACAGAGCCACATTAGATGTCTGGTTTAAACCAGCATGCTTGCTTAGGCACCTATTTTAAAGCAACAGTGACATAGAACTTGTGAATTAAATGACATTTTGCAATACTGTAATTACAGTAATCAATTGGTTTAGAAGGATTAATTGAAAAAgcaaaattgaatatttgatgTATAGCAACAGGAAAACAAATCATACCTTTGTAACATGGAATGAATATCATGCCCATAGGAGATATCCTGGAAGAATTGAAATGTGAAATCAGCAGCTACTTATAGCATACAATCATGATAACAATGATGATAAGAGTGATTTATGAATCTTTGACATGTCAATTGTGTATTCATCGCAAATTGTCGCTCTTCTAACTAACCCCTCAACCAGGCCTTTCCCTTAAAGTGAAAGTTTACTCTCAGGAACAGGATCCAAAGTCAGGATCTTTTCTTCCAGCATGGGAGGAAGGAGAGGATGAAAAGTTTAGATGCCAGTTTTAGATCATGAGAATTCCAGTGCCTTTTCCAGGATGAAACACATCCCCCAAAGCCATCCGAAGATAGTATCATCTAACAGAATTCAGAAGCCTGATATTCTCTATGATTCAATATCTTGGAATGCTAAGGTCAAGCATTTACCCTTCTTTTATTCTCATAAAGTTTGCACTCTATAAGACATAGCAACTGCAGAGTTCTATTTACTAGGACAATTCTTTTCCTCATACCcgcttttctttttaatttcataagtTACAAATCTGATGGGTCCAGGGACCTGATCTTCAGCCCTGTACAACATTGTGTGGTGCTTGCAAAAGAATTAGTTGCTAAATATCTTTCTTTAAACATCTCTCGCTCCCTTACCTGGCCATAAACAATGAATCATGGTAAGCTCTGCTAATCATAAACTTTTGCGTCAAGTTCAGCTCTTTTGATGCAGCTTCCATTGCttcaattattgatttttcagAAAGGGCTGGTGGGTCCTGATTTATGATCCTGAATTCCGATAGGTTGACCTTACGCTTTGTTGCAATTGCAATTGCAGATTGATGGATTTTCTCAATAATgacatttcttctcttttcatCAATATCTCGTGTGTCTGCCAAAAAGACAACACAAGtaataacaaaagaaaacatatcACATCATCACATAGTAGTCCAGACATAGCCCAGATTATCCAAGGGCAAGGTCAACCTCATATATGTGaagtgataaataaaaattttaaaaaataatggttCTAGCTTTTTGGGAATAGGTTTTCTTGATATAGATAAGGGACAGATAGTGTATTGCACAAATAACCTGTGAGACTAAACATTCTCAGAGTAAACTTATGTTCTCCTGGAAGAATATTCATTAACATGATACATACCAATTTCGAGGTGTGATTTACTAGGGATGCTGTTGATTGCTCCAGGATGCAGCTCTAGAATCCCTGGGAAAACAGAAATTCTAAATTTATAGAAGGTCCACAAAAGATTATTTATCTGAAATAGAGGAAGCTTTATTCAGTACAAACAAGAACTTTGCATAAGATAAaatgaggaaaagaaaaatatttgcTCTGGACTTACCTACTGTACCAACAGTATCAATTGATCCAGATTCCAGTACATGTTTCTCAACAGATAGCGCTAACTCAGCAGCTGCCAGTCCTGCATCATTTCTGCactttataataaatttacagGTTATGGTTCTTTTTGACTTAATCACATTCTAGCAAAAGTATAACAAGGATGATCTCATGCACAATAAAAAATCTAAGTCGACCAAATTACTCTAACACAAGCATATATTATATAGACAAAATATGCACAGCATCAATGAAACATGAAAGCTGCACAAGGTGGCACTAGTGTTATTACACTCTGAAGCATGCAGGAAAGAAGAATTTCAATATTGATAATATTCACCTGCTTGGCATCAAGACTGCACCTGCATGCCCACCATTGCCTTCAAAATCAACTTTTATACTTGCAGGGGCTGCAATGGCAGTTACTATACCAATAGATACACCTGAATTGAGGAATAAGGCAGATTAGGGGAGCCTCAGATATTGAAAGAAAGAGACAGCAGTGACAGTCAAAAGTGAGCAACCTTCCTCCTCCAGAATGGGCCCTTGCTCTATATGCAGCTCAACAAAAGCAGAGTAACTGCCTTTCTTCAGAAACACACTGGATAAGTCATCTTGATCTTTTGCATATCCAGCAGATCTTGCGGCATCTAAGAAGGATATGTTTTGACTATCAACTGTTGTCTTCAAAGCTTTAGCAAGTGCCTCACCACCTGCAAATAAGCGACTGCACATCAAAGAAACATATCAGAGACCTCAAACTAGAGTCCATGAATGAGTCCCAGCTGTGAGACATAATATTTTGAAGACAAATATTCAGGACTTAAATCTGCAAAGATATGGTGCCAGGAGATTCAAACagaaaataaaccaaaaaaactGTGCATGCATACTATTTGTTCATACTAACCTTCCCAAACAGCCGATCCCAAAGCGTGTTGGCTCTTCGGAAGTGAACAAAATTATCTCCAATGACCTTCTAGGTTTGAACCCAGACCTATGGAGATCCCATTATCGTGGGACAAAAATTTTAGCCACAATGTAGTAAACTGGAAAAACAAAGATCTTAACATAAAGCTTATACATTTATCATAATGACGATAATTTTTTAGGTAAAAAcgtataatatattttaaaaagtgaCTATTTTATTGTATTATATTCATAACCATTTGCATTAGGGTGGAAGGATTTTAAAGGTTCACATTTACATTggtgaaataaaaaatcacaaaCCTCTTTAGTGCATTAATGGCTTCTATTGCACCTAAAACACCAACAACACCATCATACTTCCCAGAGTATGGAATAGCATCAATATGAGAACCTGTTGCCACCGCAGCAAGCTCTGGTTCATAGCCATCCCTGCATGGTAAAAAGCATCTACAGAATCAGAATGAAAGGAACAAAACATGTGGTCAAAGACAATGAAGGTATAGATATTAGTGTGAGTTTGAAGAACAAATGCAAATTAGAAATCAAGTgaaagggagagaaagaacAGATATTAGATCAGTGGAACGGGTGACAGAGCAAGGGAACAAAAAGGACAACTAAATCAATCATGGAGCTCTTTGTAAAATGGAAAAACAGCCACCTATTCTTAAAACTTTGTTATTATCGACGTGAAGATTGACGCATTTCATTATCAATGAGTTAGCAACAGTGGGtagtataaaataatcaacattAGTGTAACTGGCCTAACCAAGATAAAGCCCCATTTGACATTCAAGCCATAATAGTAAAGTAGGAAGAGAGAATCAATTAAACAAATGAATAGAGAACTAAgcagaaaaataatgaattaaaatattacataaaaaaagaTATCTAGTGGTAAATAATCAGCATCACTTATTTGAAATGGCATTGAATCCCCAGCAATAATAATGACAAGACAAATCTTAATTAGATGGGAAAAATGGATTATCAAAATGGAGCAAAAACCTACCACCGACCAAATATGTTACCAACAGCATCCTCTCTGACAGACAGTCCAGCTAGTCccatcaaatattttatgaacCTGTAGTTAAAATGTTGCAAACAATTTACATGAAGATACAGGTAAGGgtgaaaaatggataaaatTGAAAGCATATACACATGAAAAAACACTGTGCCAAGTCCTATGCTCCTTCATCGCAAAAGAATATGCCTATTCATTTCCTgctatttaaaattattcctaAAATTACTCAGCACCAGCAGCAACCACATAAAAAGATTCAGTCTTTTGATGAAAGCAAAAccaagaaatgaaaatttcgtTACATTACCTGCGAGCCAATATATCTTTCTCAGTGTAGAGGATCCTAGTAACCGATGGGGCAGGTGTATCCGAGAAAGTTGATAGCTCATCAATCTAAACCATCCCATTTCACAACATTAAACcccataaaacaaaaaacccaTATTTAAAACCACTCCCTAGAGGCctataaaaggaaaaggaaaagattagTTTTTACAAGTACCTGTTTCTGTAGAGTTTGAGCATCAACTGAAAGTGAGTTTGATACAAAAGGGTGAGGTGGTTCAACAACTGGGTACCCAGAGAAATCTTGCATGGTTTTGATTGTTGGGTCTTCATTTTGTTGAGTTAAGATTGAAGGAATGGAACcaaggaagaagagaaagagaagaggTAGGGAGTGTGAGTAAGAGAATCTCAAACAcatctctttttccttttctttttactgGTTTTTGGAGTTTTTTGGATGGTTACTAATGTATTAGCGTATTATAATTTGGGAGTTCGATTGAAGACAGAGCTGCTCTCTGGGGCAAGTGCAAACCCGACGTCGCTTCTCTTTGTTGTCTTGTGTAAAGAAACTCAATTATGGGTATTTAGCAAATTCTAAAATCAGTTTTAGACTGCTATATTATTTTAGAATTTCAAGCAAACTTTTATACGTgaaaatctttttaattttcaagcaATTTTGTCATGTAATAGCAGTTGCCGATGcctaattatctttttatagcttttcacttttttattttacttattactgaataaattttgtatttttccatcgaaattgaataaattttatacattaaataagatttatatataaaaataagcaaaaagatatttttgacCTGTCACTATTTGAATAGAAGAGGAAgatattagaatattttatctatattatttaatatgattaattaaaattaatgtatTTTATAATCGAATTTATTATGAGTATGTTAAAATTTGAGTTgtgattttaaaatatatattattcgAATGcgataatatataataatttttaatataaaatttgttaatttaatttattaattatttaattatagaataaaatttctatttattCTATTATTTACATAATAAACAAAAGATTACATGATaagctttcttcttttttttaaaaaaaaaggaaaatatttacAAATAGTAGCATAAGAAGAAGGGGAGAGAAGGCGGGAAGACTCCACAAACTCTTTGCGAAgaagcaaaagagaaaaaaagaacagaaaaatGGAAACTAGTTCAAGTTCAACGACGAGACACACTTGCCTGAAGCTAGAGATCCCGAGCACTGAACCAATCTTCGTCAAAGGCACGTGGTTCGACGCTCACTTCGACATCTCCATCACCGACGGCCTCCACGCTTGGGTCTGCAACGGTAGCCACTAACTAATTgctcttatttttgatgaaagaatgaaatgtttctttttttattattattttaatgattttagcTTTTGatactatttttttcttttgaaaaatttgaaattgtcgTGTG is drawn from Theobroma cacao cultivar B97-61/B2 chromosome 4, Criollo_cocoa_genome_V2, whole genome shotgun sequence and contains these coding sequences:
- the LOC18603136 gene encoding ureidoglycolate hydrolase is translated as MCLRFSYSHSLPLLFLFFLGSIPSILTQQNEDPTIKTMQDFSGYPVVEPPHPFVSNSLSVDAQTLQKQIDELSTFSDTPAPSVTRILYTEKDILARRFIKYLMGLAGLSVREDAVGNIFGRWDGYEPELAAVATGSHIDAIPYSGKYDGVVGVLGAIEAINALKRSGFKPRRSLEIILFTSEEPTRFGIGCLGSRLFAGGEALAKALKTTVDSQNISFLDAARSAGYAKDQDDLSSVFLKKGSYSAFVELHIEQGPILEEEGVSIGIVTAIAAPASIKVDFEGNGGHAGAVLMPSRNDAGLAAAELALSVEKHVLESGSIDTVGTVGILELHPGAINSIPSKSHLEIDTRDIDEKRRNVIIEKIHQSAIAIATKRKVNLSEFRIINQDPPALSEKSIIEAMEAASKELNLTQKFMISRAYHDSLFMARISPMGMIFIPCYKGYSHKPEEYASTQDIANGVKVLALTLAKLSLR
- the LOC18603135 gene encoding uncharacterized protein At2g34160 — encoded protein: MESITAVVSESPKAKEEANNVGSGGNIKISEKPYIVALTLVPTAAAHHHDKVPSITSPAETESPQEKKMKKKQKNKIQVSNTKKPFIFYLNLSKRYINEHNEVELCALGMAIPTVVTIAEILKRKGLAIEKRITTSTVLSPEEDLKGRRIEKAKIEIVLEKAEKLDKTNAPETPKKA